One genomic segment of Ipomoea triloba cultivar NCNSP0323 chromosome 9, ASM357664v1 includes these proteins:
- the LOC116030313 gene encoding AT-hook motif nuclear-localized protein 23-like, giving the protein MLFMAGLDLSAASHYDHQLNLSEFNRQRLPLHENEDEVNDNNHFSGDHRRGSLDSLPNNSDPGDIGTRRPRGRPPGSKNKPKPPVIIARESANTLRAHILEIGNACDVFDCVATYARRRQRGICVMSGSGTVTDVTLRQSAAAGTVVTLHGRFEILSLSGSFLPPPAPPGATSLTIYLAGEQGQVVGGNVVGELMTAGPVILMAASFTNVAYERLPMEEEEEEEEAPLSDGGGSGSGGVDNNNNHFPADPSAGFPFFNMPTFCFGV; this is encoded by the exons ATGTTGTTTATGGCTGGGTTAGACTTGAGCGCTGCTTCTCACTACGATCATCAACTTAACCTCTCGGAGTTCAATCGGCAAAGGCTCCCACTTCACGAAAATGAGGATGAAGTTAACGACAACAACCATTTTTCCGGCGACCACCGCCGTGGCAGTCTTGACTCACTACCCAACAACTCCGATCCCGGCGATATCGGGACTCGCAG GCCACGAGGGCGGCCGCCGGGGTCGAAGAACAAGCCAAAGCCGCCGGTGATCATCGCAAGGGAGAGCGCAAACACCCTCAGAGCTCACATCTTAGAAATAGGCAACGCCTGCGACGTCTTCGACTGCGTCGCCACCTACGCGCGCCGCCGCCAGCGCGGGATATGCGTCATGAGCGGCAGCGGAACCGTGACTGACGTCACCCTGCGCCAATCCGCGGCCGCCGGGACGGTGGTGACGCTGCACGGCAGGTTCGAGATCCTCTCGCTCTCAGGGTCGTTCCTGCCGCCGCCTGCTCCGCCGGGCGCCACCAGCCTGACGATATACTTGGCCGGCGAGCAAGGCCAGGTGGTCGGCGGCAACGTGGTGGGGGAGTTGATGACGGCCGGCCCGGTTATTCTCATGGCCGCTTCCTTCACTAATGTTGCGTATGAAAGGTTGCcgatggaggaggaggaggaggaagaggaggcGCCGCTTAGCGACGGCGGCGGAAGCGGAAGCGGCGGAGTggacaataataataaccattTTCCGGCGGACCCGTCTGCTGGGTTTCCGTTCTTCAATATGCCTACCTTTTGCTTTGgagtttaa
- the LOC116030675 gene encoding auxin-responsive protein SAUR77: protein MMDCIALPVSILKRRLSSHRLGYQPLSEDVFGESDNPVMVVVGKERREFLLDPFVLEENPFRVLIDMLRKEDRRKVDYVEGSKHNKVIFMDVDAILFEHMLWLMQNDCSSLFQLNLRDIIDFYAQDV from the coding sequence ATGATGGATTGCATAGCTTTGCCAGTTTCAATCTTGAAAAGGCGATTATCAAGCCATCGGCTAGGTTATCAGCCGCTGTCTGAGGATGTTTTCGGAGAATCAGATAATCCAGTCATGGTGGTGGTCGGGAAAGAGAGGAGGGAGTTCTTGCTGGATCCATTTGTGCTGGAAGAGAACCCTTTTAGGGTGTTGATTGACATGCTAAGGAAAGAAGATAGGAGGAAAGTTGATTATGTTGAGGGGTCTAAACataataaagtgatatttatggATGTGGATGCAATTTTGTTTGAGCACATGTTGTGGTTGATGCAAAATGATTGTTCTTCATTGTTTCAGCTCAACCTCAGAGATATCATTGATTTCTATGCTCAAGATGTTTAG
- the LOC116030876 gene encoding AT-hook motif nuclear-localized protein 8-like — MDSQDSQLPLPHHHHHHHPQTLHHPQPQFHHHHHHQQQPGGPTMMVAPPQQPNSYAAMPNNVSAHNSAMMHHHQHQQQQQQHHQHQQQQQSQQNPRFPFNSMVGTGTGAGSGPGPAPKPAAPAAAMDYSDGSSPGASGFSIEPAKKKRGRPRKYSPDGNIALGLSPTPVTPISSMVAHPDSAAGAGAGSSAAATPSSENQVKKARGRPPGSVKKQMDALGSAGVGFTPHVITVEPGEDIALKIMEFSQQGPRTVCILSAIGAICNVTLRQPSTGGGTVTLEGQFEIISLSGSFLFSESDGHRSRPSGLSVSLAGADGKVVGGGVAGTLKAASQVQLIVGSFIADGKKPKYKPSSTPPPQSNMLNFSAQAAEAASPSEDASSDSSDENGGTPLNRGPPAYGNANPPVQTMQMYANMGWPNSTVKMHP; from the exons ATGGATTCTCAAGATTCCCAACTCCCCCtgccccaccaccaccaccatcaccaccccCAAACCCTCCACCACCCGCAGCCGCAattccaccaccaccatcaccaccagcAACAACCCGGGGGGCCCACCATGATGGTGGCGCCACCCCAACAACCCAACTCCTACGCCGCCATGCCCAACAACGTCTCTGCCCACAACAGCGCCATGATGCACCACCACCAGCaccagcaacagcaacagcagcaTCATCAgcaccagcagcagcagcaatcTCAGCAAAACCCTCGCTTTCCGTTCAATTCCATGGTGGGTACGGGTACGGGTGCGGGTTCGGGTCCGGGTCCCGCTCCTAAACCCGCCGCCCCCGCCGCCGCCATGGATTATTCCGATGGGTCCTCCCCTGGGGCTTCGGGTTTCAGCATTGAGCCCGCCAAGAAGAAGAGGGGCCGACCTAGGAAGTACTCCCCAGATGGTAACATTGCTCTGGGCCTCTCTCCTACGCCGGTCACTCCGATTTCATCCATGGTGGCCCACCCTGACTCTGCGGCCGGGGCCGGGGCCGGCTCCAGCGCCGCCGCCACTCCCTCCTCGGAGAATCAGGTCAAAAAGGCTCGAGGCAGGCCTCCTGGCTCCGTCAAGAAACAAATGGACGCTCTTG GTTCTGCTGGAGTTGGTTTCACACCCCATGTAATTACTGTAGAGCCCGGAGAG GATATAGCTTTAAAGATAATGGAATTTTCACAACAAGGACCGAGAACAGTTTGCATTCTTTCTGCAATTGGTGCCATTTGCAATGTTACCCTTCGTCAACCGTCAACTGGCGGTGGCACTGTGACATTAGAG GGCCAGTTTGAAATCATCTCGTTATCAGGCTCGTTCTTATTTTCAGAGAGCGATGGCCACCGCAGCAGGCCGAGTGGCTTGAGTGTGTCATTGGCCGGGGCCGATGGCAAAGTTGTAGGTGGCGGAGTTGCGGGGACGCTTAAGGCGGCGTCACAAGTACAG CTGATTGTGGGTAGCTTCATAGCTGACGGCAAAAAGCCCAAGTATAAGCCGTCCTCCACACCGCCACCCCAATCAAATATGTTAAATTTCAGCGCCCAAGCTGCCGAAGCCGCCAGCCCTTCCGAGGACGCCTCCAGCGACTCTTCTGACGAAAATGGCGGGACTCCTCTTAACCGTGGGCCTCCAGCTTACGGTAATGCTAACCCGCCAGTCCAAACGATGCAGATGTATGCAAACATGGGGTGGCCAAATTCCACTGTCAAGATGCATCCTTAA
- the LOC116028470 gene encoding ferredoxin C 2, chloroplastic — MDLQAPCCNACYSLHRPPQLHAPPSSVKFPSSSPKCTRKTTSQLPTPAAVAAQNGSTYSPSTVPTHKVTVHDRQTGVVHEFFVPEDQYILHTAEDQNIRLPFACRHGCCTSCAVRVKSGQIRQPEALGISNELKMKGYALLCVGFPSTDLEVETQDEDEVYWLQFGRYFARGPIERDDYALELAMADE, encoded by the exons ATGGATCTTCAAGCTCCCTGCTGTAACGCTTGCTACTCGCTCCACCGCCCACCCCAGCTTCACGCGCCGCCGTCCTCAGTTAAGTTCCCTTCAAGCTCCCCCAAATGCACCCGCAAAACCACTTCCCAGCTTCCAACCCCCGCCGCCGTCGCCGCTCAAAATGGTAGCACCTATTCCCCTTCTACCGTCCCCACTCACAAAGTCACTGTTCACGACCGTCAAACCGGCGTCGTCCACGAATTCTTCGTCCCGGag GATCAGTACATTTTACATACAGCTGAGGATCAGAACATACGGCTTCCCTTTGCTTGCAGGCACG GATGTTGTACTAGCTGTGCCGTCCGTGTAAAATCTGGGCAAATAAGACAGCCTGAAGCATTAGGGATTTCAAATGAATTGAAAATGAAG GGATATGCTCTTCTGTGTGTGGGTTTTCCATCAACTGACCTTGAAGTTGAAACGCAGGATGAGGATGAG GTATATTGGCTCCAATTTGGAAGATATTTTGCCCGAGGACCTATT